One segment of Xiphias gladius isolate SHS-SW01 ecotype Sanya breed wild chromosome 1, ASM1685928v1, whole genome shotgun sequence DNA contains the following:
- the nhsb gene encoding Nance-Horan syndrome protein has product MPFAKRIAEPQLLCRHQIPNDEGLLFEDLCAISNVVLSRTLRQLSDLARHACSLFQELENDILSTNQRVWVLQNKIGQIQQTASALDPKKEAVPVSNLDIESKLSVHYQAPWHQQHSMFHPCTRPPCLEELHRNAQLSLRALHRDEQQRQQSTSRERNRVTISISVAPPMPTFPSPHTIRRQQRSRLARAQERAEREQELDYQPRKERTVRETEIQTIQRKEKPGREADIQKIQRKFECFYSLHPIESCIFIPWNRKVSSIWEGEGGEVLGGHRAKASALHAPSTQDKQMNWSKENLPPSDQKTAADSHAISSCIIPINVTGVGFDREASARCSLVHSQSVLQRRRKLRRRKTITGIPKRVHQDMDSDESPVARERTVIVHANPHQLSLCQEDLSVSGRLHHTRDSGCQTDDFLIACTAAPSRRRIRAQRGHQGIPASLSHSTGNISSLGDQSDSTYTSVAAHGGRLRSRSLPREGGRLMDSDEDDDDNYDDDDDDEELSPYEAEDFIPPGPSPRMKMMMMKDEEESTDDQAAPEPLQLGSLKRLQRSGERDRGGGGGGSPEHSWMERGRSRLPRKADMGSCEISSSSDTFSSPIHSVSTTGVLGSHVDHKEDHQSSSGNWSGSSSTCPSQTSETIPPPSSPPLTGSSHCDSELSLNTVPNAIDEGFSLDPSYHSDLRPQGQGHRSSSFTSSATDQLDDAGVSTASEGEWTYPPDQDQTDPDQDPDQTQNLSRSHGLAQEYSSKQRLEDQTCFSDNKTSNTEKEPGSHYPSDSEGFYSSSVHFGDCNQSYRGYMYNYAEPGPDCSQSNTVAAPLSHGVYPQHSTDFRAGTMTLGRTCRPLRKPKVKPPPPKRTSSLKETSSSVDVGTDTQADQDQPKTVSEQELTLSSTDMKLELELELGGAPEPLQTSCLVAEPLGTWGMGLGETVDIVEPMSFSSADTHSFKDEGAVQSDYADLWLHNTELKSNNGEYTSMSNSSTATGTTVMECIKSPDSSSSSTETQTQALAQATETRATSPPLPPGDFKLGSPEKLAGLASPSSGYSSQSETPTSTLPSSSAAFFPGPLSPSTGKRKPKVPERKSSLSSLQHFPRDGVSISSSYKRDPDFPPPPSQLDLNVLHGGYVRHTLSHRTHHMHTLHHSKHRVANVLASGTKLLAPETSNTNLPPSSNFASTITSSNLLAITPSALRSVQLHSVSQSTDSATTTDQETASGLETTTRPKCPPSSSTLAPPPINTRPLPPRRPPPRPPAHDHTSSPEHSQPPPPGRHPDGPPSYESLLLRQDRYGPGTFWAMTAFRTRIDPSSELSEDSSPLHRPVPRAPHPSPVDLHTHIHSHTEFRGLTHSTHAHSEFRVLGERSFSQDDDDDEDEEEEEEEQVKEPQRAACSRGGMRSDHPPPPAYEFAGGSHSDSGPWASPIKVPGTTVETSHPYLISDARKGGQVEQEEEEEMTSGATRSAHQQQPQESKDDSTTPDTEDYFSKDSTPSDNSLSPLTDDTKVDDDIIITSPNKTRTTEDLFAMIHRSKRKVLGRKDSGDLNVKSRLCPSAPVTPGNVSTIIIPPAPPLNIPATLATAAGSQRAPVPIYRSAKKSTTSNEEFKLLLLKKGSRSDSSYRMSATEILKSPITPKIPGESLQEGPIRQPEEPSSTPQEPPISSLDPIQIPGLFPRANSESFTPKTLPMSAASRQGRSRIPPVANSSRYSTRSRLYTAPMQAISEGETENSDGSPHDDRSS; this is encoded by the exons CGGTGTCGAACCTGGATATAGAGAGCAAGCTGTCAGTTCACTATCAGGCTCCATGGCACCAGCAACACAGCATGTTTCATCCTTGTACCCGACCTCCGTGTCTGGAGGAGCTGCACCGAAACGCTCAACTCAGTCTCAGAGCCCTGCACCGAG ACGAACAACAGCGCCAGCAGTCCACAAGTCGGGAAAGAAACAGGGTGACCATCTCTATCTCGGTGGCGCCCCCCATGCCCACCTTCCCCTCACCACATACCATTCGCCGGCAACAGAGGAGTCGCCTGGCAAGAGCG caagagagagcagagagggagcaagagtTAGACTATCAACCGAGGAAG GAGAGGACcgtgagagaaacagagatccAAACCATAcagagaaaa GAGAAGCCAGGGAGAGAAGCAGATATTCAGAAGatccaaagaaag TTTGAGTGCTTTTACTCACTTCACCCTATTGAAAGTTGCATCTTCATACCATGGAATAGAAAGGTATCAagcattt GGGAAGGCGAAGGTGGTGAGGTCTTGGGAGGCCACAGAGCCAAGGCCTCAGCCCTCCATGCTCCCTCGACCCAGGATAAACAGATGAACTGGTCCAAGGAAAATCTCCCGCCATCAGATCAGAAGACAGCAGCCGATTCTCACGCCATCTCCTCCTGCATCATCCCCATCAATGTCACAG GAGTTGGTTTTGACAGAGAAGCAAGTGCTCGTTGCTCTCTAGTCCATTCCCAGTCGGTTCTTCAGAGGAGAAggaagctgaggaggaggaagactaTCACAGGAATACCCAAAAGAGTACATCAGGACATGG ACTCAGATGAATCACCCGTAGCAAGAGAGCGCACAGTGATCGTACATGCCAACCCGCaccaactctctctctgtcaggaAGATCTCTCAGTCAGTGGTCGCCTCCATCACACTCGTGACTCTGGCTGCCAGACAGATGATTTCCTTATAGCAT GTACAGCTGCCCCCTCCAGGAGGCGCATCAGAGCTCAACGTGGCCATCAGGGAATCCCTGCCTCTCTGTCCCATTCAACAGGCAACATTTCTTCCCTGGGTGACCAGTCAGACTCCACATACACCAGTGTTGCAGCCCACGGTGGACGCTTGCGCTCTCGTAGCCTCCCACGAGAGGGTGGACGTCTGATGGACAGTGACGAGGATGACGATGataattatgatgatgatgatgacgatgaggaGTTGTCACCATATGAGGCAGAGGACTTTATTCCACCTGGCCCTAGTCCAAgaatgaagatgatgatgatgaaggatGAGGAAGAGAGCACAGATGACCAGGCAGCTCCTGAGCCACTGCAACTTGGAAGCCTAAAAAGGTTGCAGCGATCtggggaaagagacagagggggtggaggaggagggagcccAGAGCATAGCTGGATGGAAAGGGGCCGTTCTCGTTTGCCCCGCAAAGCTGACATGGGCAGCTGTGAGATCTCCTCAAGTTCAGATACTTTCAGCAGCCCTATTCACTCGGTGTCTACAACAGGAGTCTTAGGCAGCCATGTGGACCACAAGGAGGACCACCAGTCATCGAGCGGGAACTGGAGTGGTTCCAGCTCCACCTGCCCCTCTCAGACATCTGAAACCATCCCCCCGCCCTCTTCTCCACCGCTGACAGGCTCATCCCACTGCGACTCAGAGCTGTCACTCAACACTGTGCCCAATGCCATTGATGAGGGATTTTCCCTGGATCCCTCATACCACTCTGACCTCAGACCCCAGGGCCAGGGCCACAGGTCAAGTTCGTTCACATCCTCAGCCACAGACCAGCTGGATGATGCAGGGGTCAGTACGGCCAGTGAGGGGGAGTGGACATATCCTCCAGATCAAGACCAGACTGATCCAGACCAAGACCCTGACCAGACCCAAAACTTGAGCCGGAGCCATGGGTTAGCCCAGGAGTACAGCTCCAAACAACGTCTAGAAGACCAAACCTGTTTTAGTGACAACAAGACCAGCAACACTGAAAAAGAGCCTGGCTCTCATTACCCATCTGATTCAGAGGGTTTTTACTCCTCTTCTGTGCATTTTGGGGACTGTAATCAGAGTTACAGAGGATATATGTATAACTATGCAGAACCAGGACCTGACTGTAGTCAATCCAACACTGTGGCAGCACCACTATCCCATGGAGTTTACCCCCAGCACTCAACTGACTTCAGAGCAGGTACTATGACCCTGGGGAGGACCTGTCGTCCGCTGAGGAAACCAAAAGTCAAACCACCACCGCCCAAACGGACTTCCTCGCTGAAGGAGACCAGTAGTAGTGTTGATGTTGGAACGGACACACAAGCAGATCAGGATCAACCAAAGACGGTTAGTGAACAAGAGCTTACCTTGTCTTCCACAGATATGAAGCTGGAACTGGAGCTAGAGCTTGGAGGCGCTCCAGAACCATTACAGACATCTTGTCTAGTGGCAGAGCCTTTGGGAACATGGGGAATGGGACTGGGTGAAACTGTGGACATAGTAGAGCCCATGTCTTTCAGCTCTGCAGATACACACTCATTTAAGGATGAAGGTGCTGTGCAATCTGACTATGCAGATCTGTGGCTTCACAACACTGAGCTGAAGTCCAACAATGGTGAGTACACGTCTATGTCCAACTCAAGCACAGCCACAGGCACTACTGTCATGGAGTGTATCAAGTCACCAGacagctcttcctcctccacagaAACCCAAACCCAGGCCCTTGCCCAAGCCACAGAGACCCGGGCAACTAGTCCACCTCTCCCACCTGGAGACTTCAAACTTGGGTCACCTGAGAAGCTGGCCGGCCTGGCCTCACCATCAAGTGgctattccagccaatcagagactCCAACGTCAACCTTGCCCTCATCGTCAGCAGCGTTCTTCCCAGGACCTCTGTCTCCCTCAACTGGCAAGAGAAAGCCCAAAGTGCCCGAGAGGaagtcttctctctcttccctgcaGCACTTCCCCAGAGATGGAGTTTCCATTTCATCTAGCTATAAGAGAGACCCAGACTTCCCACCTCCACCTTCCCAACTTGATCTCAATGTTCTTCATGGTGGCTATGTCAGACACACACTATCCCACCGGACgcaccacatgcacacactccaccacagcaaacacagagttGCAAATGTGTTAGCCAGTGGAACAAAGTTGTTGGCCCCTGAGACATCAAATACTAACCTTCCGCCAAGTTCAAACTTTGCTTCAACAATTACCAGCTCCAATCTATTGGCGATAACTCCATCTGCTCTTCGTTCAGTACAGCTCCATTCTGTTAGCCAATCTACAGATAGTGCTACCACTACAGACCAGGAAACAGCAAGTGGATTAGAGACCACTACAAGACCCAAATGTCCTCCTAGTAGTTCTACTCTGGCCCCACCACCTATTAATACTAGGCCTCTCCCTCCTCGTAGACCACCTCCCCGACCCCCAGCTCATGACCACACCTCCTCCCCTGAACACTCGCAACCCCCTCCCCCTGGTCGCCACCCTGATGGGCCTCCATCCTATGAAAGCCTGCTGCTCAGACAGGACCGCTATGGACCTGGAACCTTCTGGGCTATGACGGCTTTCAGAACCCGGATAGACCCATCATCAGAACTTTCTGAAGACAGCTCACCTTTGCATCGGCCTGTGCCACGTGCTCCCCACCCTTCGCCTGTGGATCTACACACGCATATCCACTCGCACACAGAGTTCAGAGGGCTCACACACTCAACTCATGCACACTCTGAATTTAGGGTTTTGGGGGAGCGCTCATTCTcccaggatgatgatgatgatgaagatgaggaggaggaagaagaagagcaagTGAAAGAGCCGCAGAGGGCTGCATGTTCCAGAGGAGGCATGCGATCGGACCACCCTCCACCCCCAGCGTATGAGTTTGCTGGGGGATCCCACTCAGACTCAGGGCCCTGGGCCAGTCCAATTAAAGTGCCTGGTACCACAGTGGAGACATCGCATCCTTACCTAATCAGCGATGCAAGGAAAGGAGGACAAGTagagcaggaagaagaggaggaaatgacaTCAGGTGCTACCAGAAGTGCccatcagcagcagccacaggAGAGCAAAGACGACTCCACCACTCCCGACACAGAGGATTACTTCAGTAAAG ATTCCACACCCAGTGATAACTCGCTTTCCCCTCTGACGGATGACACCAAAGTGGATGATGACATTATAATCACATCACCCAACAAGACCCGTACAACCGAGGACCTGTTTGCCATGATACACAG ATCCAAAAGAAAGGTCCTGGGCCGTAAAGATTCAGGAGACTTAAACGTGAAGTCTCGTCTCTGTCCTTCAGCACCAGTGACCCCTGGCAATGTCTCCACCATCATAATCCCACCAGCCCCTCCTCTGAACATCCCAGCTACCTTAGCCACTGCTGCTGGGTCACAACGAGCCCCTGTGCCAATCTACCGCAGCGCCAAGAAATCCACCACGTCCAATGAGGAGTTTAAACTCCTACTGCTGAAGAAAGGTAGTAGGTCTGATTCCAGCTACCGCATGTCAGCTACAGAGATTCTGAAGAGCCCTATCACCCCAAAAATCCCAGGGGAGTCCCTTCAGGAGGGGCCCATTAGACAGCCTGAGGAGCCCTCCTCCACACCCCAAGAGCCCCCCATTTCTAGCCTGGACCCAATCCAGATACCAGGCCTTTTTCCCAGGGCCAACTCTGAGAGTTTCACCCCCAAAACCCTGCCTATGTCAGCTGCATCTCGACAGGGACGTTCTCGGATCCCCCCTGTAGCCAACAGCAGTCGCTACAGTACACGCAGCCGCCTCTACACGGCCCCAATGCAAGCCATTTCcgaaggagagacagagaattcAGATGGGAGCCCCCATGACGACAGATCATCCTAA